Proteins co-encoded in one Methanolacinia paynteri genomic window:
- a CDS encoding flavodoxin family protein, giving the protein MTEEEPLNILVIMGSPRKGNTYRACEELREKMQKYRAVDFEYLWLKDADLQPCRGCLSCFSKGEEKCPIHDEALVIRDRLMGADAVIFASPVYGLNVTGLMKNFVDRFSYFFHRPRFFDKKAFLLTTTGFLGHKDVLKYMEMFTGIWGFDVAGRAAVITEGDDHEVLKKKSDAILEKAAKKFSSSLSSNKRKRPGLMNVIIFHGQKGAMSQVMDESPYDYQYWKEKGWLSPGTHYFTDVSVNPVYVMIGIIVEKIARKKMKTN; this is encoded by the coding sequence ATGACTGAAGAAGAACCGTTGAATATCCTCGTTATTATGGGAAGCCCGCGGAAGGGGAATACCTATCGTGCATGCGAAGAGCTCCGGGAAAAGATGCAAAAGTACCGTGCGGTTGATTTCGAATATCTCTGGCTTAAGGATGCGGATCTTCAGCCGTGCAGGGGATGTCTTTCATGCTTTTCAAAGGGCGAGGAAAAATGTCCGATCCATGACGAAGCTTTGGTAATACGGGATAGACTGATGGGAGCCGATGCCGTGATCTTCGCCTCTCCGGTGTACGGCCTGAACGTAACAGGGCTTATGAAAAACTTTGTCGACAGGTTCAGCTACTTCTTTCACAGGCCGCGATTCTTCGATAAAAAGGCATTTCTGCTTACCACCACCGGCTTTCTGGGTCACAAGGATGTCCTGAAGTACATGGAGATGTTTACGGGGATCTGGGGATTTGACGTGGCTGGAAGAGCGGCCGTTATAACCGAAGGAGACGATCACGAGGTCCTGAAAAAGAAGAGCGACGCCATACTGGAAAAGGCCGCAAAGAAATTCTCTTCCTCATTGAGCAGCAATAAGAGAAAAAGACCGGGACTCATGAATGTCATTATCTTCCACGGGCAGAAGGGTGCAATGTCGCAGGTCATGGACGAATCGCCATATGACTACCAGTACTGGAAAGAGAAAGGATGGCTTTCTCCCGGGACGCATTACTTTACGGACGTTTCTGTTAATCCGGTCTATGTGATGATCGGGATTATTGTCGAGAAGATTGCCAGAAAAAAGATGAAGACAAATTAA
- a CDS encoding methyltransferase domain-containing protein, with translation MDSFASGFAGVDATGDANSFVNYLDLIHSMPFFKDCKQRSYKALEVSQGSAILEIGCGNGVDATALAVMAGEHGRVIGIAM, from the coding sequence ATGGATTCATTTGCTTCAGGATTTGCCGGTGTGGATGCGACGGGAGATGCTAATTCATTTGTGAATTATCTCGATCTGATCCATTCGATGCCTTTTTTTAAGGATTGCAAACAACGCAGCTACAAGGCACTGGAGGTCAGCCAGGGTTCCGCGATCCTTGAGATCGGCTGCGGGAACGGCGTGGATGCAACAGCACTTGCAGTCATGGCAGGAGAACACGGGCGTGTCATAGGTATCGCGATGTAA
- a CDS encoding methyltransferase domain-containing protein, with translation MLASAQAKYTGGSSRPGYVLSDASHLAFADNSFDAVRTDRVLQHTQDIFAVLHEMARVTRPAGKIVVFEPDWETFVIWPGDREVTRKVLNFWCDHIPNGWAGRSVAAAFAEAGLENITVTPLCLVITSLPLARRVFDLETTLSLAVKAGVLDSTEAESWAERQAQAGDAGMFFSSLTFYLVTGTKKS, from the coding sequence ATGCTTGCCTCTGCGCAGGCAAAGTACACCGGGGGAAGTTCCCGGCCAGGTTATGTGCTGTCCGATGCATCGCATCTTGCATTTGCAGACAACTCTTTTGATGCCGTACGTACGGATCGCGTGCTCCAGCATACACAGGATATCTTTGCAGTACTACATGAGATGGCAAGGGTGACCCGCCCTGCCGGAAAAATCGTGGTATTCGAACCTGACTGGGAGACCTTTGTTATCTGGCCCGGAGATCGGGAGGTTACACGGAAGGTCCTGAACTTCTGGTGCGATCATATCCCTAACGGGTGGGCAGGAAGATCTGTTGCGGCAGCATTCGCCGAAGCCGGTCTTGAAAATATTACTGTTACGCCATTATGCCTTGTAATAACCAGCCTGCCGCTTGCCCGCAGGGTCTTCGATCTTGAGACGACACTCTCTCTCGCGGTTAAGGCCGGTGTCCTGGATTCAACGGAAGCGGAGTCCTGGGCCGAAAGACAGGCACAGGCCGGAGATGCAGGCATGTTCTTCAGTTCGCTGACATTTTACCTTGTCACAGGGACAAAAAAGAGCTGA